The Methylomusa anaerophila genome has a segment encoding these proteins:
- a CDS encoding PrkA family serine protein kinase: MADFDFISLIHQDREERKHEHFSGTLLDYLAIIKENPQGVMLSHQRMYELLTAPGVDIVKTEENPRLKRIYGNDILRKYKFFDDSFFGIDKSIMKIMRYFHSAAMKGEESRQVLYLVGPVGAGKSSLMEALKKALEMSTPIYVIKDCPMREEPLHLLPKHLRPQFEELLGVKIEGDLCPVCRYRLKTEYNGEYERYPVTVSEFSVRSRKGIGVVPPVDPNNQDTSVLSGSVDISKMDLYPEDDPRVLALNGAFNVGNRGIVEFIEVFKNDVEYLHTMITATQEKSIPSPGKGSMIYFDGIILAHSNEAEWNKFKSDHTNEAILDRIVKVEVPYCLELDEEVKIYRKMLKNSSFAAHIAPHTIEVASMFAILTRLTPSAKVDPLTKLKIYNGEEIVEKGSTKKVDIFELREEALREGMTGISTRFIMKCIDTALSESDSNCISPIAIIDTLIKAVKEMAIGEDEKKRFLGLLQDTIKKEYNKMLEKEVTRAFIHGYREQAESLFNNYLDHAEAFVNSTKIKDRNTGEELEPDVKFLQSIEEQIGITGSAALGFRQDVTSYMFSLLRTGGKIEYKSYEPLKEAIEKKLTASVKELSRIVTKAKVRDREQDGKYNAMVEEMKRSGYCDHCCNVILKYAANNLWKD; encoded by the coding sequence ATGGCTGATTTTGACTTTATTAGTTTAATTCATCAGGACAGAGAGGAACGAAAACACGAACATTTTTCCGGTACGCTGCTTGATTACCTGGCGATTATTAAAGAAAATCCGCAAGGAGTCATGCTGTCTCATCAGCGGATGTATGAACTCCTTACCGCTCCGGGAGTAGACATAGTGAAAACCGAGGAAAACCCTCGCTTAAAACGGATTTATGGTAATGATATACTGCGCAAGTACAAGTTTTTTGACGATAGTTTCTTCGGTATAGACAAAAGTATTATGAAAATAATGCGCTATTTTCACTCTGCTGCCATGAAAGGGGAAGAGTCCCGCCAGGTTCTCTATTTGGTTGGTCCGGTAGGCGCAGGCAAGTCCTCGCTCATGGAAGCGCTGAAAAAAGCGCTGGAGATGAGTACGCCCATTTATGTTATTAAAGATTGCCCCATGCGGGAGGAGCCGCTGCACTTGCTTCCCAAGCACCTTCGGCCGCAGTTTGAGGAATTGTTGGGAGTAAAGATTGAAGGTGATTTGTGTCCTGTCTGCCGGTATCGCCTGAAAACCGAGTACAACGGCGAATATGAGCGTTATCCTGTGACAGTCTCCGAGTTTTCCGTCCGTTCCCGTAAGGGAATCGGTGTGGTACCGCCGGTTGATCCTAACAATCAGGACACTTCCGTACTCTCCGGTTCAGTCGATATATCCAAAATGGACCTATACCCGGAAGACGATCCGCGGGTACTGGCGCTAAACGGTGCATTTAATGTGGGTAACCGGGGTATCGTTGAATTTATCGAAGTATTTAAAAATGACGTTGAATATCTCCATACAATGATCACGGCAACTCAGGAAAAATCTATACCTTCGCCGGGTAAAGGCTCAATGATTTATTTTGACGGCATCATTTTGGCCCACTCCAATGAGGCGGAATGGAATAAGTTTAAATCCGACCATACGAATGAAGCTATATTGGACAGGATAGTTAAGGTGGAAGTTCCTTATTGTCTGGAACTGGATGAGGAAGTAAAAATCTACCGGAAAATGCTTAAGAATAGTTCCTTTGCCGCTCATATCGCGCCTCACACCATTGAAGTTGCTTCCATGTTCGCCATTTTGACCCGCCTAACCCCTTCCGCCAAAGTGGACCCGCTGACCAAACTTAAAATTTACAATGGGGAAGAAATTGTAGAAAAAGGGTCTACCAAAAAAGTGGATATTTTTGAACTGAGGGAAGAAGCCTTGCGGGAGGGCATGACCGGCATATCCACCCGATTTATTATGAAATGTATTGATACGGCTCTCTCGGAATCCGATTCGAATTGTATCAGTCCCATCGCCATTATCGATACGCTGATCAAAGCAGTAAAAGAGATGGCCATCGGCGAGGATGAAAAGAAGCGTTTCCTCGGTCTTTTGCAAGATACGATTAAAAAAGAATACAACAAAATGCTGGAAAAGGAAGTTACCCGTGCCTTCATTCACGGCTACCGGGAGCAGGCGGAAAGCTTGTTCAATAACTATCTGGATCATGCTGAGGCGTTTGTGAATTCGACGAAAATTAAAGACCGCAATACCGGGGAGGAACTGGAGCCTGATGTTAAATTCCTGCAGTCCATCGAAGAACAGATTGGTATTACCGGCTCAGCTGCACTGGGATTCCGGCAGGACGTTACTTCCTACATGTTCTCCCTTTTGCGAACCGGCGGCAAGATTGAGTACAAGAGCTACGAACCTCTTAAAGAAGCGATTGAGAAAAAACTGACAGCATCGGTTAAGGAACTGTCCCGGATAGTTACCAAGGCCAAGGTAAGAGACCGGGAACAGGACGGCAAGTATAACGCCATGGTGGAAGAGATGAAAAGAAGTGGCTATTGCGATCATTGCTGTAATGTGATTCTTAAATATGCGGCCAATAATTTGTGGAAAGATTAG
- the pgm gene encoding phosphoglucomutase (alpha-D-glucose-1,6-bisphosphate-dependent): protein MSIHPLAGQKAPQSILANIPRLISAYYVNKPNIDEPAHKVVFGTSGHRGSSLKCTFNEDHILAITQAICRYRQEHGITGPLFIGFDTHALSEPAFISSLEVLAANGVETLIAKDMNYTPTPSVSHAILTYNKGRMDGLADGIVITPSHNPPDNGGIKYNPPNGGPADTHITKWIADKANKFLMDGNKEIKRTAYEKALKADNVREYDFIRSYVNDLKNVIDMDVIKSAGLKLGADALGGSGLGYWEPIAETYGLDIELLNGYPDPTFSFMNVDSDGKIRMDCSSPYAMAGLIGLKDKYDLAFGNDPDFDRHGIVTRSVGLMNPNHYLAVAIAYLFQDRAGWRKDAAVGKTLVSSSMIDRVAASLDKRLAEVPVGFKWFVDGLVDGSFGFGGEESAGASFLKKDGTVWTTDKDGIILCLLAAEITAKTGRDPGQHYQDLTQKFGTPVYERIDATANSLQKTILAKLSPEQVTTDTLAGEKITAKLTKAPANRAEIGGLKVCTENGWFAARPSGTEDIYKIYAESFKGMAHLKEIQKEAQKIVSETFAAAGV from the coding sequence ATGTCAATCCATCCTTTAGCAGGCCAAAAAGCTCCCCAATCCATTTTGGCCAATATTCCGCGCCTCATTAGCGCTTATTATGTAAATAAACCTAACATAGATGAGCCGGCGCACAAAGTAGTGTTCGGTACTTCCGGGCATCGCGGCAGCTCGTTGAAATGTACTTTTAATGAGGACCATATCCTTGCCATTACTCAGGCAATTTGCCGCTACCGCCAAGAACACGGCATCACCGGTCCGTTATTTATTGGTTTCGATACTCATGCCCTGTCCGAGCCGGCGTTCATTTCGTCGCTGGAAGTACTGGCTGCCAACGGGGTGGAAACGCTGATTGCCAAGGATATGAACTATACGCCGACTCCGAGTGTATCTCACGCTATTTTGACGTATAACAAAGGTAGAATGGACGGACTTGCCGACGGTATTGTCATTACTCCTTCCCACAATCCGCCTGACAACGGCGGTATAAAATATAATCCCCCCAACGGCGGTCCGGCTGATACTCATATTACCAAGTGGATAGCTGATAAAGCAAACAAGTTTTTAATGGACGGCAACAAAGAAATCAAACGCACAGCATATGAAAAAGCATTGAAAGCTGATAACGTGCGCGAATATGACTTTATCAGATCCTACGTCAATGATTTAAAGAATGTTATTGATATGGATGTCATCAAATCCGCCGGACTTAAACTTGGCGCCGATGCCCTTGGTGGCTCAGGCCTCGGCTATTGGGAGCCGATAGCTGAAACTTACGGCCTTGATATCGAACTCCTGAACGGTTACCCGGACCCGACGTTCAGTTTTATGAATGTGGACAGCGACGGCAAAATACGTATGGACTGCTCATCACCTTATGCGATGGCCGGACTGATTGGACTAAAAGATAAATATGATCTTGCTTTCGGCAATGATCCGGATTTTGACAGGCATGGCATTGTCACCCGCAGTGTTGGGCTAATGAATCCTAACCACTATCTTGCAGTCGCTATTGCCTATTTATTCCAAGACCGCGCCGGCTGGCGAAAGGATGCCGCCGTGGGCAAGACCCTGGTCAGTTCGTCAATGATTGACCGCGTGGCTGCCAGCCTTGACAAAAGGCTGGCTGAGGTACCGGTTGGCTTCAAATGGTTTGTCGATGGACTCGTTGACGGATCGTTCGGTTTTGGCGGGGAAGAAAGCGCCGGCGCATCCTTTCTTAAAAAAGACGGTACGGTTTGGACTACAGATAAAGATGGTATCATTCTTTGTTTGTTAGCGGCGGAAATTACCGCCAAAACCGGACGGGATCCCGGACAGCATTATCAGGATTTGACGCAAAAATTTGGCACTCCTGTTTATGAGCGTATTGATGCAACTGCTAACTCGCTGCAGAAGACTATATTGGCTAAGCTATCACCGGAGCAGGTAACAACTGACACCCTTGCAGGTGAAAAGATTACCGCCAAGCTTACCAAGGCGCCGGCCAACCGGGCGGAGATAGGCGGCTTGAAGGTTTGTACTGAGAATGGCTGGTTTGCCGCGCGTCCTTCCGGCACGGAAGATATATACAAAATATACGCAGAAAGCTTTAAAGGAATGGCACATCTTAAAGAGATTCAGAAAGAAGCCCAAAAAATTGTCAGTGAGACCTTCGCGGCTGCCGGAGTGTAA